A genomic stretch from Pyxidicoccus xibeiensis includes:
- a CDS encoding TetR/AcrR family transcriptional regulator — protein MARPRSGSKAPGAKPEPAEPDARERLIAAGYRVLAERGYDATTVKEVARVAGVNQGLVHYYFGSKDALLLAVAKEAREKYLVDLRRLREETPPEQLAEAGFAWGEQLLKETPEQFRVRYELFAMGLRNKELTPAVAESLRCVDEEVALTVAHARSGEDAKPEPVDRHYAAIIKACVDGLSLQHLLDEDFDPAPVYALLSRIVLASLRLGDGEQKAPARKAKAPARKAK, from the coding sequence ATGGCCCGTCCACGCAGCGGCTCGAAGGCGCCCGGCGCGAAACCGGAACCCGCGGAACCCGACGCCCGGGAGCGGCTCATCGCCGCCGGCTACCGCGTGCTGGCGGAGCGCGGCTACGACGCGACGACGGTGAAGGAGGTGGCGCGCGTGGCCGGGGTGAACCAGGGCCTGGTGCACTACTACTTCGGCAGCAAGGACGCGCTGCTGCTGGCCGTCGCGAAGGAGGCCCGGGAGAAGTACCTGGTCGACTTGAGGCGGCTGCGCGAGGAGACGCCGCCCGAGCAGCTGGCCGAGGCGGGCTTCGCGTGGGGGGAGCAGCTGCTGAAGGAGACGCCGGAGCAGTTCCGCGTGCGCTACGAGCTGTTCGCCATGGGGCTGCGCAACAAGGAGCTGACGCCCGCCGTCGCCGAGTCCCTGCGCTGCGTGGACGAGGAGGTGGCCCTCACGGTGGCGCACGCCCGCAGCGGCGAGGACGCGAAGCCGGAGCCGGTGGACCGCCACTACGCGGCCATCATCAAGGCGTGCGTGGACGGCCTGTCGCTGCAGCACCTGCTGGACGAGGACTTCGACCCGGCGCCGGTGTACGCGCTGCTCAGCCGCATCGTCCTCGCGAGCTTGCGGCTCGGGGACGGGGAGCAGAAGGCGCCCGCGCGCAAGGCGAAGGCCCCGGCGCGCAAGGCGAAGTAG
- a CDS encoding thrombospondin type 3 repeat-containing protein translates to MSKRWNWLLALAVVCPLMASAATTGDVYLVLKNGGVGTFKASALRVYANSDYASYNKTAYSPTVPAAPGQTFTVSFRGLYVWSGYQGNYQFDVNYTDTSVKKVTVAAGTKFPTGTRALYVSQLGVTTYNPGAAYAFSIVNDPPPGVTMRYCSPEYPNRATDLWVAWSGMSYFSDFSKAVLQRTTPGSSFWATVTTGSYGFSSHVDRGRLPSTTYRYRVAIHDNSDAITYSEPIECATASSDADGDGHVATALGGDDCNDNSASIHPGATEVPGDGVDQDCDGSDLVLGDADGDGVLDASDNCPAVSNANQSDLDTDGAGDACDTDDDADGVEDLVDNCPVDANANQADVDGDTVGDVCDPDDDEDGIMDTHDNCPRLPNPDQADADLDGVGDACEAPELR, encoded by the coding sequence GTGAGCAAGAGATGGAATTGGCTTCTGGCCCTGGCGGTGGTGTGTCCGCTGATGGCCTCCGCGGCGACGACGGGCGACGTGTACCTGGTGCTGAAGAACGGAGGCGTCGGCACCTTCAAGGCGAGCGCGCTGCGCGTCTACGCGAACTCGGACTATGCCAGCTATAACAAGACGGCCTACAGCCCCACGGTGCCAGCAGCGCCGGGGCAGACCTTCACGGTGAGCTTCCGGGGGCTCTACGTCTGGAGCGGCTACCAGGGCAACTACCAGTTCGACGTCAACTACACGGACACGTCCGTCAAGAAGGTGACGGTCGCCGCCGGGACGAAGTTCCCCACGGGGACGAGGGCCTTGTACGTGTCGCAGCTCGGGGTGACCACGTACAACCCCGGCGCGGCGTATGCCTTCTCCATCGTCAATGACCCGCCGCCCGGCGTCACCATGCGGTACTGCTCCCCGGAGTACCCCAACCGCGCCACGGACCTGTGGGTCGCCTGGTCCGGGATGAGCTACTTCTCCGACTTCTCGAAGGCCGTCCTCCAGCGGACCACGCCCGGGTCCTCCTTCTGGGCCACCGTCACCACGGGCTCCTACGGCTTCTCCAGCCATGTCGACCGGGGCCGCCTGCCCTCGACGACCTACCGCTACCGCGTCGCCATCCACGACAACTCCGACGCCATCACCTACTCGGAGCCCATCGAGTGCGCGACGGCCAGCTCCGACGCGGACGGCGATGGCCATGTGGCCACCGCGCTGGGCGGCGATGACTGCAATGACAACAGCGCCAGCATCCACCCGGGCGCGACGGAAGTCCCGGGCGACGGCGTCGACCAGGACTGTGACGGCAGCGACCTCGTGCTCGGTGACGCGGATGGCGACGGCGTTTTGGACGCCTCGGACAACTGCCCGGCGGTGAGCAACGCCAACCAGTCCGACCTGGACACGGACGGAGCCGGTGACGCCTGCGACACGGACGATGACGCGGATGGTGTGGAAGACCTCGTGGACAACTGCCCGGTGGACGCCAATGCAAACCAGGCGGACGTCGACGGCGACACCGTGGGCGATGTCTGCGACCCGGATGACGACGAGGACGGCATCATGGACACCCACGACAACTGCCCCCGGCTGCCCAACCCCGACCAGGCCGACGCCGACCTGGACGGAGTGGGAGACGCCTGCGAGGCGCCGGAGCTTCGCTGA
- a CDS encoding metal-dependent hydrolase → MNAIPCLILTACLLAAPAFAADAGSPAPGGLRVTWLGHAAFEVVSPGGTRLLIDPWLKENPKTPAAWKELSRFAQEKPAAILVTHPHGDHAPDVPELARVSGALVVSTGEHLRAMKIPEAQHHSVNVGGSFKLGDITVHAVPAMHSSEPGGRPLGYVVTFADGRSLYHTGDTGLFGDMALIHELYRPDIVLLTTGGARWGMDPKTAALAMRKYFKPSIIIPMHFGTFEPLAGEAEVRAAFANDKRVRFLTIGQATVL, encoded by the coding sequence ATGAATGCAATCCCCTGTCTCATCCTGACCGCGTGCCTGCTGGCGGCCCCCGCCTTCGCCGCCGATGCCGGCAGCCCGGCCCCCGGTGGCCTCCGGGTGACGTGGCTCGGACACGCGGCCTTCGAGGTGGTGTCCCCCGGCGGCACGCGGCTGCTCATCGACCCGTGGCTGAAGGAGAACCCGAAGACGCCCGCGGCCTGGAAGGAGCTGTCCCGCTTCGCCCAGGAGAAGCCGGCGGCCATCCTGGTGACACACCCGCACGGAGACCACGCGCCGGACGTGCCCGAGCTGGCCCGGGTGAGCGGAGCGCTGGTGGTCAGCACCGGCGAGCACCTGCGCGCGATGAAGATTCCGGAGGCGCAGCACCACAGCGTCAACGTGGGCGGCTCGTTCAAGCTGGGGGACATCACCGTGCACGCGGTGCCGGCGATGCACTCCTCGGAGCCGGGCGGCCGGCCGCTGGGCTACGTAGTGACGTTCGCCGACGGGCGCTCGCTGTACCACACGGGTGACACGGGGCTCTTCGGCGACATGGCCCTCATCCACGAGCTGTACCGCCCGGACATCGTGCTGCTCACCACGGGAGGCGCCCGGTGGGGAATGGACCCGAAGACGGCGGCACTCGCCATGCGCAAGTACTTCAAGCCCTCCATCATCATCCCCATGCACTTCGGCACCTTCGAGCCGCTCGCGGGAGAAGCCGAGGTGCGCGCGGCCTTCGCCAATGACAAGCGCGTGCGGTTCCTCACGATTGGACAGGCCACCGTCCTCTGA
- a CDS encoding helix-turn-helix domain-containing protein: protein MRRAPAPTVTVWRPPLLPDVQVVRVEDDARLWTGHSVQYAIGVTYAGAFDFWYRKRVWTHAPGCSLKLKEPGEVHRDMRVHAPVTAQSVAFTPRLVDEAARQLGLPATPHLSTALSRGQGRTEAVALALHAALARRSSDRLECESLLVETLEALLAEYAERTPPVPCPAHRPAAQRARDWLRECFTENVGLAALAEAVGLNRFHLLRVFRAEFGLPPHEYLTHVRVAHARELLSRGLPAGQVAVEVGLYDQSQLNRHFKRIVGLTPGQYARAVSQ, encoded by the coding sequence ATGCGACGCGCGCCCGCCCCCACCGTCACCGTCTGGCGCCCGCCCCTGCTCCCCGACGTGCAGGTGGTGCGTGTGGAGGACGACGCGCGCCTGTGGACCGGACATTCCGTTCAGTACGCCATTGGAGTGACGTACGCGGGGGCCTTCGACTTCTGGTACCGCAAGCGGGTGTGGACCCACGCGCCCGGGTGCAGCCTCAAGCTCAAGGAGCCGGGCGAGGTCCACCGCGACATGCGGGTCCACGCGCCCGTCACCGCGCAGTCGGTCGCCTTCACGCCCCGGCTGGTGGACGAGGCCGCGCGGCAGTTGGGGCTGCCCGCCACGCCGCACCTGTCCACCGCGCTGTCCCGGGGCCAGGGGCGCACCGAGGCCGTGGCCCTGGCGCTGCATGCGGCGCTGGCCCGGCGCTCGTCCGACAGGCTGGAGTGCGAGTCGCTGCTCGTGGAGACGCTCGAGGCGCTGCTCGCCGAGTATGCCGAGCGCACACCGCCCGTGCCCTGCCCTGCCCACCGGCCGGCGGCACAGCGGGCGCGGGACTGGCTTCGCGAGTGTTTCACGGAGAACGTGGGCCTGGCGGCGCTGGCCGAGGCCGTGGGCCTCAACCGGTTCCACCTGCTGCGCGTGTTCCGCGCCGAGTTCGGCCTGCCGCCCCACGAGTACCTCACGCACGTGCGCGTGGCCCACGCCCGGGAGCTGCTGTCGCGGGGGCTGCCCGCCGGGCAGGTCGCGGTCGAGGTGGGCCTCTACGACCAGAGCCAGCTCAACCGGCACTTCAAGCGCATCGTCGGGCTGACGCCGGGGCAGTACGCCCGGGCCGTCAGTCAATAA
- a CDS encoding cyclic nucleotide-binding domain-containing protein, translating into MAGTAGAGGQGSGGGRSITPPEGALRAVRSLVELQQTDQATQLYEELGDAQRERLRKEAAQRPVKERRGLVEVLRRARDFLGAARLMDGDGEDATVADLYAQSGQYPEAAEAYLRAGEAERAAAAFERAGALERALEVYRSLGARESMAPVLVRLGRPFEAAALYRELGQSHAEVEALGGVKAEDPRYVEAVVRICGLLDAEGFTHRALAVLADAVSTSGAARADPALVTEKARLLRRMGMEAEAEAMLVRRSAGATAPAANGYSFLKAIPIFGELSLEDMKDLYRLARQVVITPGAVLLEKGTQGTGLFVLMDGTVEVYSGPEADARHLNTLGPGAFLGEISLVQDGPVSAHVRARTTVRALRISRVDFEHFLETHEAAALRIYRLFTQNLAGRVRALST; encoded by the coding sequence ATGGCAGGAACGGCAGGCGCAGGCGGCCAGGGGTCAGGCGGCGGGCGCAGCATCACGCCACCGGAGGGCGCCTTGCGGGCGGTCCGGTCGTTGGTGGAACTGCAGCAGACGGACCAGGCCACGCAGCTCTACGAGGAGCTGGGGGACGCGCAGCGCGAGCGCCTCAGGAAGGAAGCCGCCCAGCGGCCGGTGAAGGAGCGCCGCGGGCTGGTGGAGGTGCTGCGGCGGGCGCGCGACTTCCTGGGCGCGGCCCGGCTGATGGACGGCGACGGCGAGGACGCCACCGTGGCGGACCTCTACGCCCAGAGCGGGCAGTACCCGGAGGCGGCGGAGGCGTACCTGCGCGCGGGTGAGGCGGAGCGCGCGGCGGCGGCCTTCGAGCGGGCCGGGGCGCTGGAGCGCGCGCTGGAGGTGTACCGGAGCCTGGGCGCGCGCGAGTCGATGGCGCCCGTGCTGGTGCGCCTGGGCCGTCCCTTCGAGGCGGCGGCGCTCTACCGGGAGCTGGGCCAGTCGCACGCGGAGGTGGAGGCGCTGGGCGGGGTGAAGGCGGAGGACCCGCGCTACGTGGAGGCGGTGGTGCGCATCTGCGGGCTGCTGGACGCGGAGGGCTTCACCCACCGCGCGCTGGCGGTGCTGGCGGACGCGGTGAGCACCTCGGGCGCGGCGCGGGCGGACCCGGCGCTGGTGACGGAGAAGGCGCGGCTGCTGCGGCGCATGGGCATGGAGGCGGAGGCGGAGGCCATGCTCGTCCGCCGCTCCGCGGGCGCCACGGCCCCGGCCGCCAACGGCTACAGCTTCCTCAAGGCCATCCCCATCTTCGGCGAGCTGTCCCTGGAGGACATGAAGGACCTGTACCGGCTGGCCCGGCAGGTCGTCATCACGCCGGGCGCGGTGCTGCTGGAGAAGGGCACCCAGGGCACGGGGCTCTTCGTCCTCATGGACGGCACCGTGGAGGTCTACAGCGGTCCGGAGGCGGACGCGCGGCACCTCAACACGCTGGGGCCGGGGGCGTTCCTCGGAGAGATTTCGCTCGTGCAGGACGGGCCCGTCTCCGCGCACGTCCGCGCCCGCACCACGGTGCGCGCGCTGCGCATCAGCCGCGTCGACTTCGAGCACTTCCTGGAGACGCACGAGGCCGCCGCGCTGCGCATCTACCGGCTCTTCACCCAGAACCTCGCTGGCCGCGTGCGCGCCCTGAGCACCTGA
- the dbpA gene encoding ATP-dependent RNA helicase DbpA: MDFAALPLSPPLLQVLEELEFKTATPIQAQSIPVLLQGQDLVGQAQTGSGKTAAFALPILQKVRLQDRRLQALVLCPTRELCAQVAGEIRRLARRLPGLQVLVLAGGQPIRPQVEALEKGAHLAVGTPGRVLDLLDREVLGTRQLATVVLDEADRMLDMGFREDMERILAAMPPARQTVLFSATFPPDIEALSRTFQKKPTRVTVEEEGGGPAIQQLRYDCALEEKTQFLIRILRQYQPASAIIFCNLKVTVTELEKALTEAGVSADGLQGDLEQFERDKVMAKFRNGSTRVLIATDVAGRGIDVEALDAVINFDLPIQPEPYVHRIGRTGRAGRTGLAISLVTPRDTRKVEDIEHATGVKLERGDVEALPSADPRGAVKLESNWETLYISAGRKDKMRPGDILGALTGEAGGLNATDVGKIEIQDHIAYVAVARRVARVAFQRLSEGRIKGRKHRIERVK, translated from the coding sequence ATGGATTTCGCCGCGCTCCCGCTGTCCCCGCCACTGCTCCAGGTCCTCGAGGAGCTGGAGTTCAAGACCGCCACCCCCATCCAGGCGCAGAGCATCCCGGTGCTGCTGCAGGGCCAGGACCTGGTGGGCCAGGCCCAGACGGGCAGCGGGAAGACGGCGGCCTTCGCGCTGCCCATCCTGCAGAAAGTCCGCCTGCAGGACCGCCGGCTCCAGGCGCTGGTGCTCTGCCCCACGCGTGAGCTGTGCGCCCAGGTGGCTGGTGAGATTCGCCGGCTGGCCCGCAGGCTGCCCGGCCTTCAAGTCCTGGTGCTCGCGGGCGGCCAGCCCATCCGTCCCCAGGTGGAGGCGCTGGAGAAGGGCGCCCACCTCGCCGTGGGGACGCCGGGCCGCGTGCTGGACCTGCTGGACCGCGAGGTGCTGGGGACGCGGCAGCTCGCCACGGTGGTGCTGGACGAGGCGGACCGGATGCTCGACATGGGCTTCCGCGAGGACATGGAGCGCATCCTCGCCGCCATGCCCCCGGCGCGGCAGACGGTGCTCTTCTCCGCGACGTTCCCCCCGGACATCGAGGCGCTCAGCCGGACGTTCCAGAAGAAGCCCACGCGCGTGACGGTGGAGGAGGAGGGCGGGGGCCCCGCAATCCAGCAGCTCCGCTACGACTGCGCGCTGGAGGAGAAGACGCAGTTTCTCATCCGCATCCTCCGGCAGTACCAGCCCGCGTCCGCCATCATCTTCTGCAACCTCAAGGTGACCGTCACGGAGCTGGAGAAGGCGCTCACCGAGGCGGGCGTCAGCGCGGATGGCCTCCAGGGGGACCTGGAGCAGTTCGAGCGGGACAAGGTGATGGCGAAGTTCCGCAACGGGAGCACGCGGGTGCTCATCGCCACGGACGTGGCGGGCCGGGGCATCGACGTGGAGGCGTTGGACGCGGTCATCAACTTCGACCTGCCCATCCAGCCGGAGCCGTACGTGCACCGCATCGGCCGCACGGGGCGCGCGGGGCGCACGGGCCTGGCCATCTCGCTCGTCACGCCGCGCGACACGCGCAAGGTGGAGGACATCGAGCACGCCACCGGCGTGAAGCTGGAGCGCGGGGACGTGGAGGCGCTGCCCTCGGCGGACCCGCGTGGCGCGGTGAAGCTCGAGTCCAACTGGGAGACGCTCTACATCTCCGCCGGACGCAAGGACAAGATGCGGCCCGGAGACATCCTCGGCGCGCTGACGGGAGAGGCGGGCGGGCTCAACGCCACCGACGTGGGGAAGATCGAAATCCAGGACCACATCGCCTACGTCGCCGTCGCGCGGCGCGTGGCGCGGGTGGCCTTCCAGCGCCTGAGCGAGGGTCGCATCAAGGGGCGCAAGCACCGCATCGAGCGGGTGAAGTAG
- a CDS encoding M15 family metallopeptidase has product MTYPLQEPSYTCLNKPAVRALYGPPSFERELYSTDGNRKFANTTRLLGNPLVEGFEANHIVEVRVAGFGPDKSKTPRVSINRKLAPLLQAAFEKIKSQRLPYVLHEIGGYNFRYQLNDDVHAALKGRREYASVGGAWNIEYAKQDLKNGAFDELVDYGSGKTAKKNLLSNHSFGSAIDINWATNDYSRKKPFDMPQKIVRIFESFGFYWGGYYHDYMHFEYERTSIVGASDESPPLVLYPFGADTQRRESPLKYYFFNEGGSGGYFPLGKQQNIHAGLHLEPDSREELVPVKAAMPGYVVAARLLTPGKEGDSPLLLEATEGRPLGFVLIKHELAALEENGPSDEVHPLYSLYMHLAPPEWGGGPDTDKEFQKAPWLASFLQLQHGAVVNLDPAAEDAGKTFWSPTPLNPEATTFKVKDRADPLVGRKDGRLLALTKPSPEDVREAIESLRNGSIVTFDRPLFPVAAGDVLGFVSKGRAAPQVEGAAAAGSNRPPPRYLHWELFSLSGEDGGFHFLAEQDPALKELLLAVEEKRKDNFLQMPSDGAPDADNEVNTILGSTGVEVVKALKRARYGKTLQDYFNDGTKFFSSEDTREKPFTWPLPLALDNKYKFAGPMGRPCSLEVLYKKAGQPLSKEVITLDPKNQAMVNVTLNVPAEADGLALWSADFFADPVEVAPDVLRQKRLESRTKLFQKAVGHRWRNLVLDHMNEWTPKGLGLQLDARKEAGLFDHLLEDTPDLTVEDLKKQLLPLCWWARPATREDPFGEVPVLGAGQQSLFGTDAGRLPEDASIVNMHPVTALWLVDLLLEKELIALKKEWPPATLKRDESNDKPLFLGVLSKQTPVLSGMEALVVLVQHGYGTTEGTAADVTFWLAPHGASAAGPPQVLCRAPYTEGVAKARIRIPSWGQWEVYATGAGDTRFVPEQTQATTFEVPKPVLTGQPFALGTKKVTAASKQGPFRPLATGSFGVSEHWPVALAGYIVFECWKVPPREQPAPGVPPLPATLAMPVVAQRAPEEHTADGVTYKSGYVVGVEKKGTNPKVTGDFFFNEFVKRKNGTKVFDGDVAAFRLAVPLSQRLQQLRDICKPATPKGKDCPLTVIQLSAAGTSLLVSPSPSSPAALDTLMEKVGQLSPSAPPELFSISREDDEGAVRITYSPPAESTGALQLEFDPAPALGRLAAEVLSGETLGETLHVRPRFIAPNTGHALHLSGTLAPVDGMQDLFTASAAQLQAACGNDFLEVVADKNLPPVGRFEFGDIQLKMGAGTLRTEVVLHGDANQWKVAEPLFKLAGASQSKRVGSVLQADWPLVDKQGQHIPAMWSGPLTFTAEVSQPGKVLAPPPPVKHEPVTVEPRLEGLTHEVRDRELWFTGKGHFIPTDSDFRIICERKDAASGQWQEDTLVNSAIRYKTPGDPAYGRCTELGVFEASIPKTALKKAGGPFRFTWRRRPNKQGTGPRPVLGVILAEPATPEITLAELGL; this is encoded by the coding sequence ATGACCTATCCACTCCAGGAGCCGTCCTACACGTGTCTCAACAAACCGGCGGTCCGCGCGCTGTACGGGCCTCCGTCATTCGAGCGCGAGCTCTACAGCACGGATGGGAACAGGAAGTTCGCCAACACCACGCGGCTGCTGGGCAACCCGCTCGTCGAGGGCTTCGAGGCGAACCACATCGTCGAGGTGCGCGTCGCGGGCTTCGGTCCCGACAAGAGCAAGACCCCCCGGGTGAGCATCAACCGCAAGCTCGCGCCGCTGCTCCAGGCGGCCTTCGAGAAAATCAAGTCCCAGCGCCTGCCGTACGTGCTGCATGAGATTGGCGGCTACAACTTCCGCTATCAGCTCAACGACGACGTCCACGCTGCCCTCAAGGGCCGCCGCGAGTACGCCAGCGTGGGCGGCGCGTGGAACATCGAGTACGCGAAGCAGGACCTGAAGAACGGGGCCTTCGACGAGCTCGTCGACTACGGCAGCGGGAAGACGGCGAAGAAGAACCTGCTCTCCAACCACTCCTTCGGGAGCGCCATCGACATCAACTGGGCGACGAACGACTACAGCCGCAAGAAGCCGTTCGACATGCCCCAGAAGATCGTCCGCATCTTCGAGAGCTTCGGCTTCTACTGGGGCGGCTACTACCACGACTACATGCACTTCGAGTACGAGCGCACGAGCATCGTCGGCGCCTCCGACGAGTCGCCGCCGCTGGTGCTCTACCCGTTCGGCGCGGACACGCAGCGCCGCGAGTCGCCGCTGAAGTACTACTTCTTCAACGAGGGGGGCTCGGGCGGCTACTTCCCGCTGGGCAAGCAGCAGAACATCCACGCGGGCCTCCACCTGGAGCCGGACTCGCGCGAGGAGCTGGTGCCCGTCAAGGCGGCCATGCCCGGCTACGTCGTGGCCGCGCGGCTGCTCACGCCGGGCAAGGAGGGCGACTCGCCGCTGCTCCTGGAGGCGACGGAGGGCCGGCCCCTGGGCTTCGTCCTCATCAAGCACGAGCTGGCGGCCCTGGAGGAGAACGGGCCCTCCGACGAGGTCCATCCGCTCTACAGTCTCTACATGCATCTGGCCCCGCCCGAGTGGGGCGGCGGGCCCGACACGGACAAGGAGTTCCAGAAGGCCCCCTGGCTCGCGTCCTTCCTCCAGTTGCAGCACGGCGCGGTGGTGAACCTGGACCCGGCGGCCGAGGACGCTGGCAAGACGTTCTGGTCCCCCACCCCGCTCAACCCCGAGGCAACGACCTTCAAGGTGAAGGACCGCGCCGACCCGCTCGTGGGCAGGAAGGATGGGAGGCTGCTCGCACTCACCAAGCCCAGCCCCGAGGACGTCCGCGAGGCCATCGAGTCCCTCAGGAATGGCTCCATCGTCACCTTCGACCGGCCCCTCTTCCCGGTGGCCGCGGGCGACGTCCTCGGCTTCGTCTCCAAGGGGCGCGCCGCCCCGCAGGTCGAGGGCGCCGCGGCCGCCGGCTCCAACCGGCCTCCGCCCCGCTACCTGCACTGGGAGCTGTTCTCTCTGAGCGGTGAGGACGGCGGGTTCCACTTCCTCGCCGAGCAGGACCCTGCGCTGAAGGAGCTGCTCCTCGCGGTGGAGGAGAAGCGCAAGGACAACTTTCTGCAGATGCCCTCGGACGGGGCGCCGGACGCGGACAACGAGGTCAACACCATCCTCGGCTCCACGGGCGTGGAGGTGGTCAAGGCGCTGAAACGGGCGCGCTACGGCAAGACGCTCCAGGACTACTTCAACGACGGCACGAAGTTCTTCTCCTCCGAGGACACGCGCGAGAAGCCCTTCACCTGGCCGCTGCCGCTCGCGCTGGACAACAAGTACAAGTTCGCGGGCCCCATGGGCCGGCCGTGCTCGCTGGAGGTCCTCTACAAGAAGGCAGGGCAGCCCCTCTCCAAGGAGGTCATCACCCTCGACCCGAAGAACCAGGCCATGGTCAACGTGACGCTGAACGTGCCCGCCGAGGCGGACGGGCTGGCGCTCTGGTCCGCGGACTTCTTCGCGGACCCGGTGGAGGTGGCGCCCGACGTGCTCCGCCAGAAGCGTCTGGAGAGCCGCACGAAGCTCTTCCAGAAGGCCGTCGGCCACCGCTGGCGAAACCTGGTGCTGGACCACATGAACGAGTGGACGCCCAAGGGGCTCGGGCTTCAGCTCGACGCGCGCAAGGAGGCCGGCCTCTTCGACCACCTGCTGGAGGACACCCCCGACCTCACCGTCGAGGACCTCAAGAAGCAGTTGCTACCCCTTTGCTGGTGGGCGCGCCCGGCCACGCGCGAGGACCCCTTCGGCGAGGTGCCGGTGCTGGGCGCCGGGCAGCAGAGCCTCTTCGGAACCGACGCGGGACGGCTCCCCGAGGATGCGTCCATCGTCAACATGCACCCCGTCACGGCGCTGTGGCTGGTGGACCTGCTGCTGGAGAAGGAGCTCATCGCCCTCAAGAAGGAGTGGCCTCCGGCCACGCTGAAGCGCGACGAGAGCAACGACAAGCCCCTCTTCCTGGGCGTGCTCTCGAAGCAGACCCCGGTGCTTTCGGGCATGGAGGCACTGGTCGTCCTCGTGCAGCACGGCTACGGCACCACCGAGGGCACCGCCGCCGACGTCACCTTCTGGCTGGCGCCGCATGGAGCAAGCGCGGCGGGGCCGCCGCAGGTGCTGTGCCGCGCCCCGTACACCGAGGGCGTGGCGAAGGCGCGCATCCGCATCCCCTCGTGGGGACAGTGGGAGGTCTACGCGACGGGCGCGGGCGACACGCGCTTCGTGCCCGAGCAGACGCAGGCGACGACGTTCGAGGTGCCCAAGCCCGTGCTCACCGGGCAGCCCTTCGCGCTCGGCACGAAGAAGGTCACCGCCGCCTCGAAGCAGGGTCCGTTCCGCCCGCTTGCCACCGGCAGCTTCGGCGTGAGCGAGCACTGGCCCGTCGCGCTCGCGGGCTACATCGTCTTCGAGTGCTGGAAGGTGCCTCCGCGCGAGCAGCCCGCGCCCGGCGTGCCGCCGCTGCCCGCAACGCTGGCCATGCCCGTCGTCGCGCAGCGCGCCCCGGAAGAGCACACGGCCGATGGAGTTACGTACAAGAGCGGCTACGTCGTCGGCGTGGAGAAGAAGGGCACCAACCCGAAGGTGACCGGGGACTTCTTCTTCAACGAGTTCGTGAAGCGCAAGAATGGAACCAAGGTCTTCGATGGCGACGTGGCGGCCTTCCGGCTCGCCGTCCCCCTGTCCCAGCGGCTCCAGCAGCTGCGCGACATCTGCAAGCCCGCGACGCCCAAGGGGAAGGACTGCCCCCTCACGGTGATCCAGCTGTCTGCCGCCGGCACCTCGCTGCTCGTGAGCCCTTCGCCGAGCAGCCCGGCCGCGCTCGACACGCTGATGGAGAAGGTGGGGCAGCTGTCGCCCTCGGCTCCGCCCGAGCTCTTCAGCATCTCCCGTGAGGATGACGAAGGGGCCGTCCGCATCACCTATTCCCCTCCGGCAGAGTCCACCGGCGCCCTCCAACTGGAGTTCGACCCTGCCCCGGCACTGGGGCGGCTCGCCGCGGAGGTGCTGTCCGGGGAGACGCTCGGAGAGACGCTCCACGTCCGCCCGCGATTCATCGCCCCGAACACCGGCCACGCGCTGCACCTGTCCGGGACGCTCGCCCCCGTGGACGGCATGCAGGACCTGTTCACCGCGTCGGCGGCGCAGTTGCAGGCCGCATGTGGCAACGACTTCCTCGAGGTCGTCGCGGACAAGAACCTGCCGCCGGTGGGACGGTTCGAGTTCGGAGACATCCAGCTCAAGATGGGCGCCGGCACGCTCCGCACGGAGGTGGTCCTCCACGGAGACGCCAACCAGTGGAAGGTGGCCGAGCCCCTCTTCAAGCTCGCGGGGGCCTCCCAGAGCAAGCGCGTGGGCAGCGTCCTCCAAGCGGACTGGCCGCTCGTCGACAAGCAGGGTCAGCATATCCCGGCCATGTGGAGCGGACCGCTCACGTTCACCGCCGAGGTCTCCCAGCCCGGCAAGGTGCTGGCCCCGCCGCCGCCCGTGAAGCATGAGCCCGTGACGGTCGAGCCACGGCTCGAAGGGCTCACCCACGAGGTCCGGGACCGGGAGCTGTGGTTTACGGGCAAGGGCCACTTCATCCCCACGGACTCGGACTTCCGCATCATCTGTGAGCGGAAGGACGCGGCCTCGGGACAGTGGCAAGAGGACACCCTCGTCAACAGCGCCATCCGCTACAAGACGCCGGGCGACCCCGCGTACGGCCGCTGCACGGAGCTGGGCGTGTTCGAGGCCTCCATCCCCAAGACGGCACTGAAGAAGGCTGGAGGCCCCTTCCGCTTCACCTGGCGCCGCAGGCCCAACAAGCAGGGCACCGGCCCGCGCCCGGTGCTGGGCGTCATCCTGGCCGAGCCTGCCACGCCGGAAATCACGCTCGCTGAGCTGGGCCTCTAG